A region of Lycium barbarum isolate Lr01 chromosome 3, ASM1917538v2, whole genome shotgun sequence DNA encodes the following proteins:
- the LOC132629936 gene encoding ferritin-4, chloroplastic-like, with amino-acid sequence MAVSVTTSLLVSPLKTPSLSFSSSCDSVSFASNVAFPRKQFKLCATNDGALTGVVFEPFDEVKKDEFMVPITPQTSLARQRFAEECEAAINEQINVEYNVSYVYHSMYAYFDRDNIALNGLGKFFKESSEEEREHAEKLMHYQNIRGGRVKLHSIMMPPSEFDHVDKGDALHAMELALSLEKLTNEKLLTLHSVADRNNDSEMQDFVEREFLAEQVEAIKKIAEYVTQLRMVGKGHGVWHFDQMLLHEANGAA; translated from the exons ATGGCAGTTTCAGTTACTACTAGTCTTCTTGTTAGTCCCTTGAAAACTCCATCATTatcattttcttcttcttgtgACTCTGTTTCCTTTGCTTCAAATGTTGCTTTTCCTAGGAAACAATTTAAACTTTGTGCTACAAATGATGGGGCACTTACAGGTGTGGTGTTTGAGCCATTTGATGAAGTGAAGAAGGATGAATTTATGGTTCCTATAACCCCACAAACTTCACTCGCTCGCCAGAGGTTTGCAGAGGAATGTGAAGCTGCTATCAATGAGCAGATCAA TGTGGAGTACAACGTTTCTTATGTATACCACTCAATGTACGCCTACTTTGACAGAGACAACATAGCTCTAAATGGCCTCGGAAA ATTCTTCAaggagtcaagtgaagaagaaagggaaCATGCTGAGAAGTTAATGCATTATCAG AATATCCGAGGAGGAAGAGTGAAGCTACACTCTATTATGATGCCTCCCTCTGAATTTGATCATGTTGATAAGGGAGACGCGTTACATG CAATGGAACTGGCTTTGTCCTTGGAGAAGCTAACAAATGAGAAACTTCTGACCCTGCATAGC GTGGCTGATCGGAACAATGACTCTGAAATGCAAGATTTTGTTGAACGAGAATTTTTGGCCGAGCAG GTCGAGGCTATTAAGAAAATTGCAGAATATGTAACTCAGCTAAGGATGGTTGGGAAAGGACACG GAGTGTGGCACTTTGATCAGATGCTTTTACATGAGGCTAATGGTGCAGCTTGA